A single genomic interval of Chitinophaga sp. 180180018-3 harbors:
- a CDS encoding toprim domain-containing protein, producing the protein MTIEQAKALDMVDYLAKLGFQPEKINEPHYWYISPLRPDEKTPSFKINRRMNKWKDWGSGESGNIIDFGIQYHQCSVKELLQKLDVNAPLFKPAPQHSPTYKPDSDITIQQVKPITSIPLIQYVRQRGIPLDTAEKFLKEVHYSLKGKNYYALGFKNDAGGYELRNQYIKASSSPKTSTFIDNKTNELAVFEGFFNFLTHQSMHRDKMPQTNYLVLNSLSFFDNNLSRMTAQNRVYLFLDNDKSGDKFTQKALALDCQKFSDERKLYSSHKDLNEWVLSIGPQQHKSPSHQQQHRSQ; encoded by the coding sequence ATGACAATAGAGCAAGCAAAGGCGCTGGACATGGTGGATTACTTAGCCAAACTGGGCTTCCAGCCGGAAAAAATTAATGAGCCTCATTACTGGTATATCTCCCCACTTCGTCCTGACGAAAAAACGCCATCGTTTAAGATTAATCGGCGGATGAATAAATGGAAGGATTGGGGTAGTGGGGAAAGCGGCAACATCATCGATTTTGGTATTCAATACCACCAATGTTCCGTAAAAGAACTCCTGCAAAAACTGGATGTAAATGCGCCGCTATTCAAACCTGCTCCACAACATTCACCCACTTATAAACCTGATAGCGATATTACCATCCAACAGGTGAAGCCTATTACCTCAATACCGTTAATTCAATATGTGCGACAACGCGGCATTCCTTTGGATACTGCCGAAAAGTTTTTAAAAGAGGTACACTATAGTCTTAAAGGCAAAAATTACTATGCGCTAGGCTTCAAAAATGATGCTGGCGGCTATGAACTCCGTAATCAATATATCAAAGCCAGCAGCTCCCCCAAGACCTCCACTTTCATAGACAACAAGACCAACGAACTTGCGGTATTTGAAGGATTTTTCAACTTCCTCACTCACCAGTCAATGCACCGCGACAAGATGCCTCAAACCAACTACCTCGTATTAAATTCTCTTTCCTTCTTCGACAACAATTTATCACGAATGACTGCCCAAAACCGCGTCTATTTGTTCCTTGACAACGATAAGTCCGGCGATAAATTCACGCAGAAAGCACTAGCACTTGACTGCCAAAAATTCAGCGATGAACGCAAGCTGTATAGCTCACATAAAGACCTCAACGAGTGGGTGCTAAGTATAGGGCCACAACAACATAAGAGCCCATCACACCAACAACAACACCGAAGCCAGTAG
- a CDS encoding plasmid mobilization relaxosome protein MobC has protein sequence MKGQKINRDKHLHVRLTPEEYQKLFNQFSGSSSQKFSEHIRKILLDKPIKMYHRNQSLDDAMAVLILLKDELNAIANNYNQVVKRLHMLNGKSDLSGWLSLNEAGRKTLHEKVSEIKERIAQISEKWLQE, from the coding sequence ATGAAAGGACAAAAGATCAATCGTGACAAGCACCTCCACGTCCGGCTTACGCCGGAAGAATACCAAAAGCTATTCAACCAGTTCTCCGGTTCGTCCAGCCAAAAGTTCAGTGAGCATATCCGAAAAATCCTGCTGGACAAACCTATCAAAATGTATCACAGAAACCAATCGCTCGATGACGCAATGGCAGTGCTAATTCTGCTTAAAGACGAATTAAACGCCATCGCCAATAACTACAACCAGGTCGTTAAAAGGCTTCATATGCTCAACGGTAAATCCGACCTCTCAGGCTGGCTTTCACTCAATGAAGCAGGGCGTAAAACCTTGCACGAAAAGGTCAGTGAAATAAAAGAAAGAATCGCCCAAATCAGTGAAAAATGGTTGCAAGAATAA
- a CDS encoding relaxase/mobilization nuclease domain-containing protein: MVARINAGKSLRNALHYNENKVRQSAAALIHSKNFAKDTSELKLTDKLGTLQHFAAQNERTKVNSVHISLNFDPSEKLDKETLQSIADSYMQKIGFGDQPYLVYNHSDASHPHIHIVTTNIKRNGKRIELHNIGKNQSEKARKQIEKDFNLVRADSKQRQQVYDIKPVNAEKVIYGKNAASGTKRAITNVLDSVLQKYKYTSLPELNAVLRQYNIIADQGSKESRIYKSGGLVYRVLNTAGDKVGVPIPASHIYNKPTLKHLEQNFQKNQVARRPHMQRVRNAIDYTLATKGRITIDQLQNYLQKERISLVIRQNAQGIVYGLTYVDHKTQSVFNGSDLGKPYSANQLQQRIQQIPIIQQQKPQLTNKNNISSTNDTAISNTLKGAIDLVFEVEKETSPLAEFDERKKKKRKRLFH, from the coding sequence ATGGTTGCAAGAATAAATGCAGGTAAGTCATTGCGGAATGCGTTGCACTATAATGAAAACAAAGTGCGACAGTCAGCTGCTGCGCTTATTCATTCCAAGAATTTTGCGAAAGATACAAGCGAACTAAAACTTACCGATAAACTCGGAACCCTACAGCACTTTGCAGCACAAAATGAACGCACAAAAGTTAACAGCGTACACATATCACTCAACTTCGACCCGTCAGAAAAATTGGACAAAGAAACTCTACAGAGTATTGCTGATTCTTACATGCAGAAAATTGGTTTTGGTGACCAGCCTTACCTTGTTTATAACCACTCCGATGCCAGTCACCCGCATATCCATATTGTCACTACCAACATCAAAAGAAACGGGAAAAGAATCGAACTCCATAATATCGGAAAGAACCAATCTGAAAAGGCTCGTAAGCAGATAGAGAAAGACTTTAATTTGGTACGTGCAGATTCTAAACAACGCCAACAGGTTTACGACATAAAACCAGTCAACGCGGAGAAAGTCATCTACGGCAAAAACGCTGCATCAGGCACCAAACGCGCTATCACAAACGTGCTGGATAGCGTACTTCAAAAATATAAATACACTTCATTGCCGGAGCTGAATGCGGTTCTTCGCCAATACAACATTATCGCAGATCAGGGCAGTAAAGAATCCCGCATTTACAAGTCCGGGGGGCTAGTCTACAGGGTACTCAATACTGCTGGCGACAAGGTTGGTGTTCCGATTCCAGCCAGTCATATCTATAATAAACCAACCTTAAAACATTTAGAACAAAACTTCCAAAAAAATCAGGTTGCACGCCGCCCTCATATGCAGCGTGTACGAAATGCCATCGACTATACTCTTGCAACAAAAGGACGTATCACAATAGACCAATTACAGAACTACCTACAGAAAGAAAGAATCTCCCTTGTTATCCGCCAGAATGCGCAGGGAATCGTCTATGGTTTGACCTACGTGGATCACAAGACCCAATCCGTTTTTAATGGTTCTGATCTTGGGAAGCCATATAGTGCAAATCAACTGCAACAACGTATTCAGCAGATTCCGATCATCCAACAGCAGAAGCCACAGCTTACAAATAAAAACAACATTTCCAGCACCAACGATACAGCAATTTCCAATACCCTCAAAGGTGCTATAGACTTAGTTTTCGAGGTGGAGAAAGAAACATCTCCATTAGCGGAATTTGACGAAAGAAAGAAAAAGAAGCGTAAAAGATTATTCCACTAA
- a CDS encoding phosphoadenosine phosphosulfate reductase family protein, with the protein MKRKLIVSFSGGETSAYMSQWLWQHKSQEYEMQFVFANTGEEREETLEFIQQCSDYFGFPVTWIECEPESKTKYTIVDFFSASRRGEPFEKVIRKYGIPNIALPHCSRELKEVPITAFSKKIFRKHYSTAIGIRSDEVDRISPYAQKKKLLYPLISGGFHPGVNKVGINLFWSKMPFRLRLKGYEGNCKWCWKKSLKKLLRIAKDDPATFNFPLQMEEQFGNYIPPNRVLLLQQKGKSIALPITFFRNHISAEEILLSARSANPIIRDDNRIYTQQTTIPFIDFGDIDFVGGDSCEIFSDCR; encoded by the coding sequence ATGAAAAGAAAACTAATAGTTTCCTTCAGCGGAGGTGAAACCTCAGCTTATATGTCACAGTGGTTATGGCAACACAAATCACAGGAATATGAAATGCAGTTTGTATTCGCCAATACTGGCGAAGAAAGAGAAGAAACGTTAGAGTTTATTCAGCAGTGTAGTGACTATTTCGGCTTCCCCGTCACGTGGATAGAATGTGAACCGGAAAGTAAAACAAAATACACAATAGTAGATTTTTTTTCGGCTTCTCGCCGGGGAGAACCTTTTGAAAAGGTTATACGAAAATATGGTATTCCAAATATTGCACTACCTCACTGTTCCCGTGAACTTAAAGAAGTGCCTATAACGGCCTTCTCAAAAAAAATCTTCCGCAAGCATTACTCTACAGCAATCGGCATCCGGTCAGATGAAGTTGATCGGATCTCACCCTATGCACAAAAAAAGAAGCTGTTATATCCGCTAATATCGGGCGGCTTCCATCCAGGTGTAAATAAGGTAGGAATTAATTTATTCTGGTCTAAAATGCCTTTTAGACTTCGCTTAAAAGGGTACGAAGGTAATTGCAAGTGGTGCTGGAAAAAATCACTCAAAAAACTATTGAGGATCGCAAAAGATGATCCTGCTACATTCAATTTTCCACTACAAATGGAGGAACAGTTTGGTAACTACATACCTCCCAATAGGGTTTTACTGCTACAGCAAAAGGGAAAGTCAATTGCTTTACCAATTACATTCTTCCGAAACCATATTTCCGCAGAGGAAATTCTGTTATCGGCACGATCCGCGAATCCAATAATCCGGGACGACAACAGGATATACACCCAACAAACCACCATACCATTTATAGATTTTGGCGACATCGATTTTGTCGGTGGGGATAGCTGCGAAATATTCTCCGACTGCCGGTAG
- the mobC gene encoding conjugal transfer protein MobC, with translation MTMRTGENEMGLKKIIDLTRMIAIVVLLIHCYYNCYYAFKLIGWTSNISDQLLKNILKTGLLSGYFKSKIIALIFLFISLLGVRGRKDEKSDAKAGIALLFSGLIIYFLSGIILLITGLPLQAAATAYILLNALAFILLITGGSVIARSLKKRLSGDIFNKENETFPQQEKKLENEFSINLPAHYYYKNQRRNSNISFVSPARGLLCVASPGAGKSRYLIEPAIRQLLAKNHAMVLYDFKYPDLSIIAYNHYLKNRNNYRTKPSFYVINFDDLSHSHRCNPLFPEMMHDISDAVEAARILMLGTNPSWLKKQGDFFVESAINFTISIIWFLRKYEDGRYCTLPHLIELMQVKMDKLFTVLQTEPEISAYISPFVSAFVENTMEQLEGQVDAAKIGLARLSSPTIYYVLSGNHFTLDVNNPEAPKILCLANNPQKQQVFGPILSLFMTRISKIMNQPGKLKSAVVLDEFPTLTFLELSTQIASARSHLISTILAMQSDHQLRLQYGKEWADVVLNICGNIMIGQTSGELAKQISERLGKTMQDRESISINSGDTSISRSKQLEMAVPVSTISNLSSGEFVGITADTPDQPIDLKRFHAHVKVDSEQLKIEKDSYLPIPIVKQVTRKDIMDNFAIIKQDAQDIVDAVLQSVLNDPSQEGFIVKK, from the coding sequence ATGACAATGAGGACTGGGGAAAACGAAATGGGTCTTAAAAAAATTATTGACCTCACGCGAATGATTGCAATTGTAGTGCTACTTATTCATTGTTATTACAATTGTTACTACGCATTCAAATTGATAGGTTGGACAAGCAATATATCCGACCAGCTTCTTAAAAACATTCTCAAAACCGGGTTATTATCTGGTTACTTCAAATCTAAAATTATTGCGCTCATCTTTCTTTTCATTTCCTTACTCGGTGTGCGCGGGAGAAAAGATGAAAAGTCTGATGCAAAGGCCGGTATTGCGCTGTTGTTTTCCGGACTGATCATCTACTTCCTCAGCGGTATAATCCTCTTGATAACAGGACTACCACTACAAGCCGCTGCAACAGCATATATTCTCTTAAATGCCCTTGCATTCATTCTGCTAATTACGGGCGGCAGTGTAATAGCCAGGTCTTTAAAAAAAAGATTGAGCGGGGATATTTTTAATAAAGAAAATGAAACATTTCCGCAACAGGAAAAAAAACTAGAAAATGAATTTTCAATAAATCTTCCTGCTCATTATTACTATAAAAATCAGCGCCGTAATTCAAACATTTCCTTTGTTTCACCAGCAAGGGGGCTTTTATGTGTTGCAAGTCCCGGAGCGGGCAAGTCAAGGTATCTAATAGAACCTGCTATCCGGCAATTGCTTGCCAAAAATCATGCAATGGTACTCTATGATTTCAAGTACCCCGATTTAAGCATAATCGCCTACAATCACTATCTGAAAAACAGAAACAATTATCGTACTAAGCCTTCATTCTATGTTATAAACTTTGACGACTTATCTCACAGTCACCGCTGTAATCCGCTGTTTCCAGAAATGATGCACGACATATCCGATGCGGTAGAAGCTGCGCGTATTTTAATGCTTGGCACCAACCCCAGCTGGTTAAAAAAACAAGGTGATTTCTTTGTGGAAAGTGCCATCAATTTCACTATTTCAATCATTTGGTTTTTGCGAAAATATGAGGATGGTCGCTATTGCACTTTACCGCACCTCATAGAACTGATGCAAGTAAAGATGGATAAACTCTTTACTGTACTACAAACGGAGCCTGAAATTTCTGCCTACATTTCACCGTTCGTTTCTGCATTCGTTGAAAATACGATGGAGCAATTGGAAGGACAAGTAGATGCCGCAAAGATCGGCTTGGCTCGTCTTTCCTCTCCAACAATTTACTATGTGCTAAGTGGAAACCACTTTACTCTGGATGTTAACAACCCTGAAGCACCAAAAATTCTTTGCCTAGCCAACAATCCACAAAAGCAACAAGTATTTGGCCCTATTCTCAGTCTTTTCATGACTAGGATCAGTAAGATCATGAATCAGCCAGGTAAGCTAAAATCTGCTGTTGTACTCGATGAATTTCCAACCCTGACTTTCTTGGAACTCTCCACCCAAATTGCCAGTGCGAGAAGCCACTTAATTTCTACCATTCTCGCCATGCAATCAGATCACCAGCTGCGCTTACAATACGGCAAAGAGTGGGCAGATGTAGTCCTCAATATTTGCGGTAACATCATGATCGGTCAAACAAGCGGGGAACTTGCCAAACAGATTTCAGAACGGCTAGGTAAAACGATGCAGGATCGGGAAAGCATTTCTATTAATAGCGGGGACACTTCTATTTCCCGAAGCAAGCAATTGGAAATGGCCGTACCGGTAAGTACCATCTCTAATCTTTCGTCAGGTGAATTTGTCGGCATCACTGCTGATACGCCTGATCAGCCTATCGACTTAAAAAGATTTCATGCTCACGTCAAGGTGGATAGCGAACAATTAAAAATTGAAAAGGATTCTTATCTACCCATTCCGATAGTCAAGCAGGTAACCCGCAAAGACATTATGGACAATTTTGCTATTATTAAACAGGATGCACAGGATATTGTAGATGCAGTATTACAATCGGTACTAAACGACCCGTCACAAGAAGGGTTTATTGTAAAAAAATAG
- a CDS encoding AAA family ATPase, with amino-acid sequence MNNIDPVISGELKKLESNIEQVKKASRNTIAQPPALLTIGGKPLFRPFTINAIQGKEGSHKSRLAEIICTAAIAGKNVVGKPGGNHLEIEANSDIPCHVLYVDTERNMQDEFPTSIQSLNRNAGHKERSISSRFTPVPLLNISRINRLDVLQHYVEKLRKKVKEHMLIVLDVSTDCIDDFNSASSANRIHDWMNVMRTDFDMTFLLLIHENPGGNDKARGHVGTELTFKASTQLQIRKVSEKQDKGSDKEEIDIFQIVFKKMRFKRRNTPIYIKYDEELGTLVKVDFKEDEKEERERTGISNELHAALAEAFTLQREYSRGALASFVAKKLNGELNENTIARKLADLSREDQFILNIHGGGKFVAEKRSRETFYVFLPTPENESEKDLAVAK; translated from the coding sequence ATGAATAACATTGATCCAGTAATTTCAGGGGAACTGAAAAAGCTCGAAAGTAATATTGAGCAGGTAAAAAAAGCATCACGAAACACTATCGCACAACCACCAGCATTACTGACTATTGGAGGGAAACCACTTTTCCGGCCTTTTACAATTAACGCAATTCAAGGAAAGGAAGGAAGTCATAAAAGCAGGTTGGCAGAGATAATTTGTACCGCTGCAATCGCTGGTAAAAATGTGGTAGGTAAGCCGGGCGGTAATCATCTTGAAATTGAGGCTAATTCCGATATTCCTTGCCATGTTTTATACGTAGACACAGAAAGAAATATGCAGGATGAATTTCCTACCTCGATACAATCATTAAATAGAAATGCAGGTCATAAGGAACGTTCAATTTCTTCTCGCTTTACCCCTGTTCCCCTCCTGAATATATCGCGTATTAACAGGCTGGACGTATTGCAGCATTACGTAGAGAAGCTGCGAAAAAAAGTGAAAGAACACATGCTTATTGTCCTGGATGTTTCTACAGATTGCATTGATGATTTCAATTCGGCGTCCAGTGCAAATAGGATTCATGACTGGATGAATGTTATGAGAACTGACTTCGATATGACTTTTCTGCTGCTGATACATGAAAATCCGGGAGGCAACGATAAGGCAAGGGGGCATGTTGGAACCGAACTAACGTTTAAGGCTTCCACGCAGTTACAAATAAGGAAGGTAAGCGAGAAACAGGATAAAGGAAGTGATAAAGAGGAAATCGATATATTTCAGATTGTCTTTAAAAAAATGAGGTTCAAAAGACGAAACACCCCTATTTACATTAAATATGATGAAGAATTGGGAACATTGGTGAAAGTAGATTTTAAAGAGGACGAGAAAGAAGAAAGAGAACGAACTGGCATTAGTAATGAACTTCACGCGGCGCTTGCAGAAGCCTTTACTTTGCAAAGGGAATATTCCCGTGGTGCGTTGGCTTCCTTTGTTGCGAAGAAACTGAATGGAGAATTAAATGAGAATACGATTGCTAGGAAATTAGCGGATCTTAGCCGCGAAGATCAGTTCATTTTGAATATACATGGTGGCGGAAAATTTGTGGCAGAAAAACGTAGCCGAGAAACATTCTACGTCTTCCTGCCAACCCCTGAAAATGAATCAGAGAAGGATTTAGCAGTGGCGAAATAA
- a CDS encoding recombinase family protein — MKADLYIRARCDNRASQFIFERRQEDALINYCQFNKITIREKVFDNCSAGNFQRPGWLKYFDSLKSSSTKSALLLFTSWDRWSRNIPEMIEARSILRQMEITVMPIDTHDSFTEALKFYSHESEQCSNIDVLQFYMLFMNEMKL, encoded by the coding sequence ATGAAAGCTGATTTGTATATACGCGCCCGGTGTGACAACCGGGCAAGTCAGTTTATATTTGAGCGCCGACAAGAGGACGCACTTATAAACTATTGCCAATTCAATAAGATCACCATCAGGGAAAAAGTATTTGATAACTGCTCTGCTGGTAATTTCCAAAGGCCCGGCTGGTTAAAATACTTTGACAGCCTCAAATCGTCATCTACAAAATCGGCTTTACTTCTATTTACTTCGTGGGATCGTTGGTCAAGAAACATTCCAGAAATGATTGAAGCCAGGTCAATCCTTCGGCAAATGGAGATTACCGTCATGCCTATAGATACACACGATAGTTTTACGGAAGCCTTGAAGTTCTATTCTCATGAGAGTGAGCAGTGTTCTAATATAGATGTTCTTCAATTCTATATGCTTTTCATGAATGAAATGAAATTGTGA
- a CDS encoding DUF4965 domain-containing protein → MARKFMFWALLGLGSSAMAQQKAPAYPLVTHDPYFSIWSATDQLNGSTTKHWTGAGQSLTGLVKVDGVTYRVLGQDEPSYEGIVPTSDEKGYQVKYTEQEPAEGWMQPGFNDKAWKSGAAPFSDQPENGGTSWKSHDLWTRRTFDAPGDLSAAELFLKISHDDNITVYLNGEQIYRHDGWLHKFIYVPVPDAAKSKLKKKGNVLAIHILNTAGGAYLDAGIARVAPVPGGKDIQQAEQTGVTIHATQTIYNFTCGKVDVALTFTSPLLMNDLNLLSRPVSYITYRAASNDNAAHQVSVYFGASGNIAANTPAQPVITAKYTSGELDLLKAGTKEQPVLKKKGDDLRIDWGYMYVAAPSAAHPVQYISTSSEGAAAFVKGKTADTKQDKDIVLNTAVDLGSVNSTPKEQLFLLGYDDLYAIQYFNTNLKAWWKKDGNKTIEDALNEAYKDYPAVLQQCTTFNDQLYKEAVAAGGETYARLCELAYRQAISAHKLVESPQGEILFLSKENFSNGCINTVDVTYPSAPLFLIYNPDLLKGMMNGIFYFSESGKYTQPYAAHDLGTYPLANGQVYGEGMPVEESGNMLVLAGAIARAEGNAGYAAKHWKTLTTWAAYLMKEGFDPANQLCTDDFAGHLARNANLSLKAIMGIRAYAMMAKMQGQHDVADKYEQAAKEMAAKWTTVADDGDHYSLAFGSNNTWSQKYNLVWDKVLDFHLFPEAVYKKETAFYLQHQQRYGLPLDSRKTYTKSDWIMWTAVLASDPADFRALVEPLYRYATETPTRVPLSDWHETTDGKMVGFQARSVVGGYFMKMLEGRFKVK, encoded by the coding sequence ATGGCAAGAAAATTTATGTTTTGGGCGTTGCTGGGCTTAGGCAGCAGCGCAATGGCACAGCAAAAGGCGCCGGCTTATCCATTGGTCACGCATGATCCTTACTTCAGTATCTGGTCGGCCACGGATCAGCTGAATGGGAGCACCACGAAGCATTGGACGGGCGCGGGCCAATCGCTTACCGGTTTGGTAAAAGTAGATGGAGTTACCTACCGGGTATTAGGGCAGGACGAGCCCAGCTACGAGGGTATTGTTCCCACGAGCGACGAAAAAGGCTACCAGGTGAAGTACACCGAGCAGGAGCCGGCCGAAGGCTGGATGCAGCCCGGATTCAATGACAAGGCCTGGAAATCGGGAGCGGCGCCGTTCAGCGATCAGCCGGAAAATGGCGGCACCTCCTGGAAGAGCCACGACCTCTGGACCCGGAGAACCTTTGATGCGCCAGGGGACTTGTCGGCAGCAGAGCTTTTCCTGAAGATCTCTCACGACGATAACATCACCGTGTATCTGAACGGTGAGCAGATTTACCGGCACGATGGCTGGCTGCACAAATTCATTTACGTACCTGTTCCGGACGCAGCGAAAAGTAAATTAAAGAAGAAAGGCAACGTACTGGCTATTCATATCCTGAACACAGCGGGCGGCGCTTACCTGGATGCAGGCATTGCCCGTGTTGCTCCGGTGCCAGGAGGTAAGGATATTCAGCAGGCGGAGCAAACAGGCGTTACCATCCATGCCACGCAGACGATTTATAACTTCACCTGTGGCAAGGTGGATGTGGCGCTCACGTTCACATCGCCGCTGCTGATGAATGATCTGAACCTGTTATCAAGACCGGTATCGTATATCACTTACCGGGCAGCATCCAACGACAACGCCGCACATCAGGTGAGCGTTTATTTTGGCGCATCCGGCAATATCGCTGCCAACACACCAGCGCAGCCTGTCATCACCGCTAAATACACTTCCGGAGAGCTGGATCTGTTGAAAGCAGGAACAAAAGAGCAGCCTGTGTTGAAGAAGAAAGGAGACGACCTGCGGATCGACTGGGGTTATATGTACGTTGCGGCGCCATCGGCAGCTCACCCTGTGCAATACATCAGTACCAGCAGCGAAGGAGCAGCAGCATTTGTTAAAGGGAAAACAGCTGACACTAAGCAGGACAAGGATATTGTATTAAACACCGCCGTAGACCTGGGCAGTGTGAACAGCACACCTAAAGAACAGTTGTTCCTGCTGGGCTACGACGATCTGTATGCCATCCAGTATTTCAACACCAACCTGAAAGCATGGTGGAAGAAAGATGGCAACAAAACAATTGAAGACGCGCTGAATGAAGCGTATAAAGATTATCCTGCTGTGTTGCAGCAATGCACCACATTTAATGATCAGTTGTATAAAGAAGCCGTAGCCGCAGGGGGAGAGACCTATGCCCGGCTCTGTGAGCTGGCGTATCGTCAGGCAATATCAGCGCATAAACTGGTGGAAAGTCCGCAGGGAGAAATATTATTCCTCTCTAAAGAGAACTTCAGCAACGGCTGCATCAATACCGTAGACGTCACCTATCCATCTGCCCCATTATTCCTGATATACAATCCGGATCTGCTCAAGGGAATGATGAACGGGATCTTCTATTTCTCCGAAAGTGGTAAATACACGCAACCTTATGCAGCGCACGACCTAGGCACGTATCCGCTAGCCAACGGCCAGGTATACGGAGAGGGCATGCCGGTAGAAGAATCCGGCAACATGCTGGTACTGGCCGGCGCTATAGCACGGGCAGAAGGAAATGCCGGCTATGCCGCGAAGCACTGGAAAACGCTGACCACCTGGGCAGCGTACCTGATGAAAGAAGGTTTTGATCCGGCCAATCAGTTATGTACAGATGACTTTGCGGGACATCTGGCACGCAACGCCAACCTTTCGCTGAAAGCCATCATGGGTATCCGTGCCTATGCAATGATGGCGAAAATGCAGGGCCAGCACGACGTAGCAGACAAATACGAGCAGGCAGCCAAAGAGATGGCCGCGAAATGGACAACCGTAGCAGATGATGGAGATCATTACAGTCTTGCTTTCGGCAGCAACAACACCTGGAGCCAGAAATACAACCTGGTATGGGACAAGGTGCTGGATTTTCATTTATTCCCGGAGGCAGTGTATAAAAAAGAAACCGCTTTTTACCTGCAACATCAGCAGCGGTATGGGTTACCACTGGATAGCCGGAAAACGTATACCAAGTCGGACTGGATTATGTGGACAGCGGTGCTGGCCTCAGATCCGGCAGATTTCAGGGCATTAGTGGAGCCATTGTACAGGTATGCAACGGAAACGCCTACACGGGTACCGCTGAGTGACTGGCATGAGACGACAGATGGGAAGATGGTAGGGTTTCAGGCGAGGAGTGTAGTGGGTGGGTATTTTATGAAAATGTTGGAGGGTAGGTTTAAAGTAAAATAA